The sequence TTAAGAAAAGCTAGCTGGTAGGATTTTAATTATGAGTATGTCAGATCCAATTGCTGATATGTTAACGCGTATCAGAAACGGCCAAATGGCAGGACACAAAAATGTCACTATGCCGTCTTCGAAATTAAAGGCTTCAGTTGCTAAGTTGTTAGCAGATGAGGGCTATATTGAAAAATTTGATATTAAAGATTTAGATGGTAAGCAAACACTTTCTCTTGATCTTAAATATTTTCAGGGTCAACCTGTTATTGAACTGCTAAAACGTGTGAGCCGTCCAGGTTTGCGCGTATATAAAAACAAAGATGAATTGCCAAAAGTAATTGGTGGTCTTGGAGTAGCAGTTGTTTCAACCTCAAAAGGCATTATGTCTGATCGTCAAGCTCGTGAGGCGGGTGTTGGTGGTGAGATTATTTGCTTTGTGGCTTAAGGAGAGAAGTTCATGTCTAGAGTAGCAAAAGCTTCTATTACCCTACCAGCTGGTGTTGAAATAAAGATAGAAGATAAAATAGTTTCTGTTAAAGGTGCCAAGGGTACTGTTACAGGTCCACTTAATAAGTCAGTAAGTATTAGCAATGATGGTGGTGTTTTAAGCTTCTCGCCAAAAGGTAATGCTGTTGATGGATGGGCGCAGGCTGGTACTGCGCGTTCACTTGTTAATAATATGATTGTCGGCGTTACTCAAGGTTTTGAGAAACGTTTGCAGTTGGTTGGTGTTGGTTACCGTGCCCAGGTTCAGGGTAATGTTGTAAACCTTACGCTCGGTTTTTCACATCCTGTTGCGCATCAACTTCCTGAAGGCATTACAGCTGAAACACCAAGTCAAACAGAAATTATTGTCCGCGGTGCTGATAAGCAGGTTGTTGGGCAGGTTGCTGCGCAAATTCGTGGTTACAGACCACCAGAGCCTTATAAAGGTAAG comes from Thiomicrospira aerophila AL3 and encodes:
- the rpsH gene encoding 30S ribosomal protein S8, with the translated sequence MSMSDPIADMLTRIRNGQMAGHKNVTMPSSKLKASVAKLLADEGYIEKFDIKDLDGKQTLSLDLKYFQGQPVIELLKRVSRPGLRVYKNKDELPKVIGGLGVAVVSTSKGIMSDRQAREAGVGGEIICFVA
- the rplF gene encoding 50S ribosomal protein L6 — its product is MSRVAKASITLPAGVEIKIEDKIVSVKGAKGTVTGPLNKSVSISNDGGVLSFSPKGNAVDGWAQAGTARSLVNNMIVGVTQGFEKRLQLVGVGYRAQVQGNVVNLTLGFSHPVAHQLPEGITAETPSQTEIIVRGADKQVVGQVAAQIRGYRPPEPYKGKGVKYADERILRKEAKKK